CAAGCTTGTCGTGTTAGAGCGACCCAAAACGGTGCCCAAAGCCCACAACGCGCGGCCGTGACTGTCATCTGAACCGCCATCCTCCAGCCAGTAGCGCTGGTAATCCATAAGATTGCGAAAGCGTCTGGTCTCAGTATGGAAGGCATACCAGATGAAGGCCAGATAACGGGAACCTAGTTCCAAAGCCTCGCTGTTACCCAATTCCTCTAGAAGCGCGCTCACCATCACTGCGCGTGCATTATCGCCAGTAGTGTACCCCTCGCGATAGTTAGGCACCGTGAAAAGGGCACGTTGCAGCACACCGGTCTCGTCCGTCATATGATGTAAGTGATCGAGTTTGAGGGGAGGCAATTCGCCCGGGCGTTTGTCGAGGGGTTTGACCGCGAAGCCCGTGGGAGTGAAATGCCGGCGTTCTGCTTTCGCACGTTCAAAGCTCTCCATGTAGCGGCGCGCCACCTGCGGCCAGATCATGCCTCGTCCAAACAGATAGGCCCGCTTGCGCATGGCATGGCGCTTGGCCTCATTATCCAACAGATAAATCACTTGCTCGGCCAACGACATAGGATCACGAAACGGCACCAGTACTCCCCGTTCTTCGGCCAGCATTTCTTCCGCATACCAATATGGTGTCGAAATCACGGCCCTGCCCGCCCCTATGGTGTAGGCCAGTGTGCCCGAAGTGATCTGCGCCGCGTTGAGATAAGGCGTGATGTAGATGTCCGCTGTGCTGATGAACTCGACAAGTTCCTCCAAACTGACAAATCTGTTGTAGAAGATCACCTGACCTTCCACGCCTTTCTCCTGCGCCAGCCACTGCAGGGACAGCCGGTACGTTTCGCCGTCCTGTCGCATAACTTGCGGATGGGTCGCACCGAGGATGATGTACACTACATTTGGATGCTTGGCCAAAATGGTTGGCAGGGCGGCGATAACATTCTCGATCCCCTTATTCGGTGAGAGCAAACCGAAGCTGAGCAAAACGATCTTGCCCTCGGCTCCAAACAGGTCTTTGTGAAAACTCGGATCCACAAATGGCACATCGGGGATGCCGTGCGGGATCAGATCAGTCTTCTGCGGCAGCACACCATAGACCTCCTGCAGGAATTCTGCGCCGCGCTTACTCATGACGACCAACCGATCGGACAGGGCCGCAACTTCTTCCAGCACGCGGCGTTGATCCGGGTCAGGGTCGCGCAGAATGGTGTGTAAGGTCGTGACGATGGGCATACGCAATTCACGCAAAAGGGCCAGGATGTGACTGCCCGCCCGTCCACCGAAGATGCCATATTCGTGTTGTAGGCATACGAGGGATACGTTGTTGATATTCAGGAAGTCGGCGGCACGACGGTACGAATCGACGTCCTTCTCCGTCAGTTCAAATCTAACGCGGGGCGGGTAGACGTAGCCAGCCTCGAGATCGTTGACGGGCAGGGCAATGCACGTTGTTCCGCCATATTCGCCGGCGATGGCTTCACACAAGTCCGTGGTGAATGTGGCGATGCCGCACTGGCGCGGCAGGTAGTTGCCGATGAACGCAATGCGGTTGATGGTTGAATTGGTTGCGCTTTGTTCCATGCCGAACATCTCCTTCCACGACTCCCCCCTGAATTACCTCTTGCCCATGAACGCAGAGAGGCGGCTACCCTAGTGACCGCCTCCGGCATGTCCGGACGAGAATGGGGCCGGGTGTTCTCGATATGGATGTCAAGTCGCCAGTAATCACATCGTCAATCAATATGCCAGACGGTTAGGATTGGGCCTGGCTGCGTTTCTCGCTTAACTTGCAAGGCGATTGCGAGGTTGGGGGTCGCCATGAATTGTGGCGAGCAGGCTAACTTGAATTATCCTCAACTAGATGATCTGACGCGGTGACTGAATCCAGCAGCATAGGTAAAGCCACCTATCAGCTGCATTCGCCTGATGCACCGCGCATCATATCACCAAAGTATCGCCAACGCAAGCGAAAACGCCCGTGAAGCGCTCTAGGATCAAATGGCAAGGGTCCGACCTATGTCAGACCCCTCAAAGCGAGTAATTGTTAACTGCGCGACACCGTTACAGGCTTAGCACCGTAGTGCGGTCTCGGCCTTCTCAGCTCTACCCGCTTAGCATACACCCCCATCGTTTGCCCCAAGTTCGGACCGGACCTCCGGCAAGCTTGGACTTTTCCACTGCGTGGGTTTAATCTCCCGTGCACAGTGTGCCTCGGCAGACCATCCTCCATACAGAACCCTCGGGCAAAATAGCAAGAGGGACCGGAGTGTGACCGGCCCCTCGCTACAGCAACCTTGGCCCCCCTCGTCTGCAGCCTGCATGGCAAGAGGGGCGTGCGCTTGGCTACGACACTGACGCTGAATCATTCTCCATAGGATTCAATGGCTTCCTCGAGCGCACGGCGAATCGGTGCGTATCGAATTCCCAGTTCCCTCTCGGCCTTACTACCGTCGACTAGGGGAGCTTCTTTCATTGTCCTAATCTGATCGAGGGACATTCCCCAGGCGGGCGGCTTCTTGGTCAACCTAGACAACGTTGTCAGAAGACCCGCCATTGCAACAGCGAGCGCGTCCGGAAGGCTCAGTTTTGGCAGCGGCACGCCGGAGATCTCGCTAATCATCGCGTTGATCTCACCAAAGGTCAGGTTCTCACTGACCAGCAGGTACCTCTCTCCCATGTTATCCCGCTTCTCCGCAGCTCTTGTGATTGCTTCTGCAACATCGGCCACGTGAACAAAGGGGAACGACGCACTACGCAGAACCGTCGCGGGCATTCGGCGATGAATCAAGTCCTGAACGTACTGACCAGAGGGCTTCTGATCTCCAGGCCCTAGAACCGCACCAGGATAGACCACCACGAGCGGAAGTCCTTTCTTTTCGCGAAGATGCCAAGCAACGATGTCGCCATCGAACTTGGTCCGGGCATACTCGCTAGACCGAACAGGCCCAACTGCCGTGTCTTCGGTCACAGGGCTCTTCGCCGGCTTCCCGTAAACAGCAACGGAGCTTACGTGAACCACCTTGGAAACGCCGGCTTCGAGTGCGCTCTCCATGACATTCCGGGTACCGCCAACGTTGACATTTCTGTAGTCTCGAGGGTTGGCCGTCCAGAAAGAGTAAGCGGCCGCTGCATTGATTACGCAATCACAGCCCGTCATGCCTTTGAATAGAGATGCCCTGTCGGTGATGTCCCCGCGGACGATCCGAACGCCAAGTTCCTCTAGAACGCTCGTGTTGCTCGATGGCCGCGCTAGGCAGCGCAACTCGTGTCCCTTCCCTACGCAGTGCCTGACCACGTGGGTTCCCATGAAGCCCGTTCCGCCCGTCACAAATATCTTCGTGTGTCACCTCCTGCGGAATCTCGCAGTATGCAAGCTCTCGACGCAGAGAGAACATAGCTCTCACTTCACCTCACAACACTAATTCCAACGCTTCTGTTTTGGCAGACGTTGCAACTAGGCTGACAGTGCGGCATTATATCACACCGGTGCGGTACCACCAAACCTGAGCTTGGCAATCCTCGACCTTCTCAGCTGCAACCTCCTCACATGAAACCCCATCGTTTGCCCCAAGTTCGGACCGGACCTCCGGCAAACTCGCAATCAGGACTGCCAGATCGGCACGACACGCGTCACTCAAAGTGCTTGACGCGCGTACCCAAAACGGGTACGTTCGTACCCGAAATGGGTACAACAACGGCAATCGACAGTCTCTCTGCAGTCCTCTTCGGAAAAGCCCGACGAGCGCTCTTGTCTTTGCTTTTCACTCATGTTGACCAACTCTACTACATCCGACAGATTGTGCGCATTGCCGGAGTCGGCCAGGGAGCAGTCCAGCGAGAGCTTACGCAGCTCACTCGCGGCGGCATCGTGACGCGAATTGCTCGTGGAAGGCAGGTTTACTACCAAGCGAATCGGCAATGTCCCATTTTTCAGGAATTGCGTTCCATCGTGGTGAAGACGGCGGGCCTAGGGGATTTCCTGAGATGCGCTCTTGAGCCTCTGGTTTCCAAGATCAAGATTGCTTTTGTGTATGGTTCGATGGCGTCAGCGAAGGAGCGCAACAGTAGTGACGTGGACATCCTTATCGTGGGTAATGTGTCGTTCGGCGACATCGTGTCTCTGCTGGGTCCTTTGCAGGAGACCTTGGGGCGAGAGATCAATCCTTCCGTCTACTCTCGCGCCGAATTCCGACGAAAGCTCTCTCAGCACAACCACTTCTTGCGTAGTGTCACCAATGGGGAGAAGCTCTTTATTATAGGAGATGAACGTGACCTTGCGAGAGTGGCTAGATAACGGCTGGCTTGTTGAACACAAGACGAGCCCCGAGGAGATAGCCAATCTACTCGGCCTAGCTGATCGCGACCTGGCAAACTGCCGAGCGCTCGGCCTGAGTCGGACTGGCTGCTGACCATTGCATACAACGCCGCGTTGCAGGTCGCCACTGCCGCACTGGCCGCTGCAGGCTACAGAGCCGCACGAGATTCACATCACTATCGCGTCATTCAGTCATTGGTTTACACGATCGGTGCTGATCCGAGTTTGGTCCTCCAGCTGGATCAGTTCCGGAAGAAGAGAAACGTATCTGCCTACGACCGAGCAGGTGCGGTGTCCGAGCGAGAAGCCAAGGAGATGATTACTCTTGCTAACCGAATGCGGCAAGATGTCCGGGACTGGCTTCAGGCAAAACACCCGGAATTGATGAAAGGCAAGTAAAAGGACGCTGCCGGATCGCTCCTGCCTCCCACGCTCCCGGGGGCCTCAAAAACGCACGCTCCTAACCCACACTCTCCTCAGTGTCGGTACGTTGACGATACGGACCTCCGGCATGGCAACGTAGGGCCCAGACCCACCTCAAAATCGAGGCCTCAACTGGACCAGTTTTCGGGGGGGACGTCACCTAAGGCCTGTGTGGTCTGCTAGCGCCCAACATGTAGTATCCGGAACTGTGTAACATATTGCACCAACTTATCCTTGCAGTACATCACAGTTTCATTCCCAAAACGCCTCGTCCCAACTGCCTCACTTGCTGTCTATCTAGAATTGCAGTGGCGCGAGACTGCGGCCCTCCAGCGTCGTGAGCGTGAACACCGTTCCCACCACTGTGCACCGCGTTCACAGCACACAGAGTCATAGTGCTATAGTCATGCGTCCGGCACTTACTTCTTCTTCAGAAGGGTCAAGCCTTCATCTATTATTGTCTGCAAGGGATATGAAAGATCGTCAACTGTCATCGACATAGTGGTCTGGCTGACATAGCCGCTACGCGCAAACGCTCCTTGGTTCGTTCCGCTATGGTAGAAGCCTATGGTAAAACCGCCCTTAGTGCAGTACATAACTTCTGTGTAAGGATCCCTAGAAGTTCCTTCCCATTCGCTCGCTAAGTTTGTCATATATGTAATGGCAGCGGAGAGCCTTTCAAGCTCATCCAAGTCCAAGAAGGAAACATCTGAGTGTTCATAACTCCCAGCTTCTGTGATTTCAACATGCAGGCCTCTCAAGCTCTGAGCTTCCACACCGGGTTGATCCACAATCAATGCATCGAATGCAATCTTGCCCAATCCGCTGACCTCTCCGAGAGAATAAGAGTCCTTGACAATCAGATTGCCTTTCTTGGCGAGGAAGGCTTCCATCCTCGTTGCAGGCTCTCTTGGGGCGACTTCCCTCTTAGCCTGTCCAAAAACTGCCGTACGTGGAAAGAGGAGCGAACACAGAACCCCTGCTATTAAGAACCATCTGAACATCACAGCCTCCTTTTGATTCTCGTGGATGCCATTCCCACCACTGTGCACCGCATTCACAGCTGCGAAGCCAGCGTTTAACGCAAAAAGCGCCATCTTCCGCGTGGCCACGAAGTCGCCTGCGTCGAGGCGGTAACTGGTGCGAATCTAGCTTACTCGCCCGCTAGTATTCAAACACCGCTTATTGCCGCGAGTTGCTGACGAACAGCCTGTTTGATGAAGATTCTGATACAGCCCTCCCTTGTGCATCCGTAACAACAAAGTTGCTTTCACAAGGGTTGGACAATAGAAACTCGAGGACCATTTTCATCTGCGGTCCACGTTGACCTTCTAAGGGGCCGTGCATCCTCAGTGTGCCGTGTGGACTACTGATCCTCAGTGGCCAAGAACCAAAGCGACAATAGGAAGTAATGTCGATTGCCTGAGTGCAAGGGGCGTTGGCACATTCACCTTGAAACGTCTGTTTGAATTCACGCACGCAAGTGTCGCCAAAATTGAAATTCACTGGACGATCGTACGGGGCAAAACTATATCGTGCATTGACCCTCCACCGTGCTTCACGAACTCGACACTCCGGAATATTCAAAGTGTAGGAGAGGGCGAACTCATTGATAACGATCCTCTTGTAGATATTGCTTCTGGCATCAAACACTACAGAATTTGAGTCCCAGCATCCTTCTTCGTCGCACGGCGGGAAAGTACCACCGCTTCCTCCTTTGATGTCTGCGTACACTGTGGAATAGGATGAGTAGAAAGCATCTATGTCAGCTATTCTCCCGATTGGAGCAAAGGCATAGATTCTCAATGCTCCTGCCAGATTGACGATCGCGCTATCCCCCCTAGCTCCAACCGATGGCCATATCAGACAGGAATCCTGAAGGAGCACATTCTTGTTTTTGTCTCGAGCCCACCCCTGGATCTGTCTCATTGTGTAGTAGCTAATGGCTCCGACTTTTACCGCCACAGCTGCCATCGACTGCCTTGGCCGATAGCCTTCCACAGGATGACTGGCTGAGGAAGCGGTAGGCACTTGAGCAAGTGCCTGACTCTTCGCCTCGGTGGAGCATGAAAGCACTAGCATGATGCCCAGCATGAAGAAGTACACGAATCTCCCGGTCATTGTTGGTCTCCTTCCTTGTTCTACTGAACGACATAACTCTTTCCCGGACCCGAGATCGCCGGCCGCTACGTTCAAAATAAGTCTGTCGGTTCTTCTGTATATGGCAAAACCGCATCGCCGAGAATCAACCACCTCCTTACAGTATGCAACCTTCACTCAGGCAGACAGGATGCGATCCTGCCAACAGAGAACAGTATACCAACCGTCCTCGGTTGAAGAATTGTGACATGGGTTGCAGTGTCCTCAATTGACTTGCGTATCAACGCTCACTTTCAGTTAGCCGCAGCTACGATTTGAATCAGGCTACTAATTGTGAGCAAAGCCACTGACTCTGAAGGTTGCTGCGAAGAATGCTTCACACAAAGGTGAATGGCAACGAGTGGAACACACGGTCAATTACTGTTCTCAAATCATGTACCGCGCACTATATCACCAAAGTATCGCTAAGGTAAGCGAAAACGCCTGCTGGCTTAGAACCTCGGAAACGGCGAGTACCTGTAGGCCCTCACTGTGGCACATCTGGTCGCTCTACCTTACCCCATGCCCTATCGGCGGCCCTCGAACACAAACTACACCCAGCACCACCCGTCGCCAGCAGCAAGATGGCGTGATCGCGCACGACATGGAGCACGCTATTCGCGTAGCTTGGGGCCAATCGAGTCCCCGAGGTCGTAGTACTCCTTCATGACCGTCGTATCTTCACGAAACGTCAAAGCCAGTCTGTACATGACGTCCGCAGACTCTGAGAGATTCCCGTATTTCATCGCCCTCTCGTAGGAGGCCACCGCGGAATCCAGCTCACCGAACGCGAAGTACCGATCCCCCGCCCGTTCGTATCGCAGGCGCGATTGACGGGGTTGATACCAGAACGCGCAGACAGAAACGACGATCAGCAGCAGCACCCCCGCCAAAACGGCTCGACGCCTCCGGTTCGCGAGTATCGTTCGGCATTTCGATAACGTCTTTTCGAGCATACCAAGCACTCCTCTTCCAAATCTTGTGCAAAAACCTAGGTCGTCTGTCGATAGAAACAGCGTCCCCTTTTCCGCCCGGCTGGGACAACGATCGTCTACCGCGACGCTCATCTTGAAGAACCCCCACGGATATCCGCCGGCCGGTTGAGCGGCTTCTCCGTGGCCGGTCTTAAGTGACCGCTGACACAGCCGCCGATTACTTCATCACGTGCCGAAGGTCAAGAGAGTTCGCAGGAATCCCGAGCACTCCAAGCCCATTATCAGTTCGCGGGTTGCAGATCACCGACAGTCCGCAGTCCTCCTCGGCGGCAGTGCCTTACCCGTATAACAGACGAACTCATAGGAAGCGAGTAGTCTGGTTTAGGCTCTCCACGCGGAGCTGTAACACGGCCACACCGTTAGACGCTCACTTCGCTTTCCAAGATGCATCCACCTGCTGCGCATTTTGGACTTCGTTATTGATCAATGCCAATTTGCCAAAGACGCTTCGGCGATATTCCGCGACCATATTATTTTGCAGTTCGCAGCGCCAACGCCGCCAAGATCTATATTGCCTTTCCCTCGCGTGATGAACTCAAGCCTGAAGTATTGCCCTGGGCAGGCTGCCCATTCAAGGCTATGTTGTCCGGCAGCCAAGTCCAATGAAACGCTCCCGCCGGGTTTGCGGAGATATGGATATTCGTAATTAACTCCACGCACCAACACCCTAGAACCTACACAGCCCGGACCATTAATGTATGCGACCCTTGCGTTCTCTACTCTCGTGTTAATAGGTATTTGAAGGATAACGCCTTGCCCTCTCGACGTAAGAATAACAGACTGATATCTGAAATCGCCGGTGTAGTATTCTGCATTTTCATAAAGCGTCTTCGCAAAGGCAAGAGACGGATATGTCCTCCCTGGTTCTGTTGTAGGAAAATCTGGACGAATATCCGATATCAGTTGCAGCACTCGCTCCAGTTTTGTCTCAAGCACATCTTTGTCACCAAGAGTCGCTATTTGCGAGCGGCATACAACAAGGACGTTTCCCGTATCTTCGACAATGGCTTGGTACTCGCGATCCAAAGCAAATCGCAGAGCGTGTGGTGAGCTACGAATTATCGCGTATTGCCTTTCCTGCGCATGATGCTGCAACACCCGAAGATCGATAGTAGCTGCGGTAGTGGCAGAGGACCCAACCATGACACGAGTAGACACAGCCGACTGAAAGGTTATAGTTGTATCGGGTTCTCTTTCGGGTCGCATCCCCTCGTTGATTTGCGCCTGTGGATGAGCACATCCAAGCACCGAAGCGAATGAAACCAGGAGGAGCAAGAAGAAGGCGATCCTTATCGCAGGAAAGCCTGAAGGTCCAAATGAGTTGCTCCAAGTTTTGCCTGACATTCCAAACCCCCTTTATATCTGCACAAGCATGCCTGCATCTCGGAAGGATGACGTAGAGAACAGATTCGAGGGCTCTCCCACGGGGGTGAATGACAGCGCTGAGTCTTTCTATGGCAGGTTGAATGAATCCTGTCCATTGTAATCCCCTGATCTACATTTGGCTGTCCAACGACGGCTTATGCCGTTTCTGGATGACTACCTCAGGACAACATATCACCAAAGTATCGCTAACGCAAGCGAAGACGACGTCGCGCGCTATAGCCACGCAATCGGCGAGTACCGTTCGGTCCTCACTGTCAACCGGACCAAGACAGCCTTGCGAGTCTTCTTCCGCTTCCTCAATGATGCTGGTTATCTCAGCGACAATCCGGCAAGGCTCATCCGTTCGACGCCGACTGACAGGAGAATACCAAGCTACTTGTCTATCGACGAAGCGAAGAGATTGCTCGGCACAATTGCCAACTCTGACAGCGCCATTGCCAAAAGAGACCACGCGACGTTCTCGCTCCTTCTCGGCACCGGCATCAGGCTCGGCTCGCTCGTCGGCCTGAACGCCAGTGACGTCAACATCGCTCAAGGGACCATCACAATCAGAGCAAAAGGCGGACGGGAGGAAACCGTGTTCCTTAACCAGCAACTCTGCCGACTGCTCAGGCAGCACATCGATGCTTCGGCTACAGGCGATGGACGTCCGCTCTTCCGTTCCCGCAACGGCGGCAGGCTTGGGCCACGCCAGGTCCAGCTGAGGCTTCGCCACTGGCTTGAAGTGACTGGCATCACAAAGCCACTCTCAGTTCACTCGCTGCGTCGCACCTTTGCCGCAAGACTGTACTCTAAGACTGGCGACCTGCATTTGGTACAGCGTGCCCTCGGACACAGGCACATCACAACCACCGAAATTTACGTCAAGGTCGAGGACAACGCACTCAGAAAGGCGCTTGCAAACATGTGACACTCAGAGGGGCTGTTTTCTTTGCCAGTTCCAGCATCCCATAATCGGCACTATACGAAGCTGGGCTTAACGGGGCTGGTCGCGCCAGGTGACTGAGAGATATTCGCCTCTTGAGATGGAGTAGATATGTGATAGTGATTTTCGCTTGTGTTAGCGATACTCTGGTGATATAGTACGGCCGTGAGTCAATTGAAAGTGACTCAGCACATCGGATCTCTGACTTTGATAATGGCGGATGCACCAATGTTTCGTGGCCCTGCACGATTCGTGCGTCTGCAGAGGAGGTTGAGCCCTGCCGGGTTTGCGGTGGGGCTTTTCTGTCTGGTTGGAGGTGGACGAGCTCATCTCGACTGATTCCCGAGTGTCTCGGTCGAGGTTTGCTTCGGGTCGGGAGCCATGGATTTCCCTTGGTAGTAGGAGGTGTGCCGATGAGACAAAAGCTAGTGGGTCTTCTCATCCTGCTCGTCGGGATTACGATGACAGCGGCTGTTGCTGGAGCCAAGGAGATCGAGAGACGGGTGCCCATCATCGACGATGGAACCAGTATGCTTCCGGTAGGTCGCGTGTACGGCGTGAACGCGGCCATGCAGGGTACGGACACGTTCTACTATGGTGGAACGGTCATATCCGGTGGTGATACTCTCGCTGCCGCGCCTAGTGCTGCTGGCTGGGCGAACCGGAAGATGTGGTCGTGGAGCCCCAGCGGTTTTAACGGCACTCCGCACAGCGGCCTCAATATGGACGGCTGGCGCGGCGTGGACCGAACGGATCAGGTGGAAGACTACATGCACGTTGCGAGCAGCACGAGCACCGATCCCTATTACAACATTGGGGATTGCGTGATTGCCGGCTACAAGTCTCTGTTCTGCGGTATGACAAACCAACAATGTGTCGATCTCTATTTCAGTGATGTCTCTGGCACTGGCTACGCCAACGACATGTACCAGATCGTTGTCACACCGACTTACGCCTACAATGCTGACGATACGATCACTCTTGCTTATGCATACCATAACGAGACTGAGGCTGGTCATGACTACAGCTATGTAATATTACAGAGTTATGACAGCGACGCCGCTACGTGGACCGACTACTACACCTTGGGCACGTACGACGACGTGGTGAACGGTACGGACAGCATAGACGTTGCTTCGTACATGGCGGGGTTGTCTCCACCGGTCAATTTCCGCATCGCGTTCAAGTTTGACTCGGACGATGGGTACTCGGACGAGGATGGCCACTATCCAACCGAGTGTGGTGGTCTGGAGATCGACAACTATGTGCTCACCATCAACTCGACGCCTGTGGAAAGCGAGGACTTTGAGTCCGTCGCTGACGGTAGTTTGCCGACTGGGTGGGAGCATTACTATGCCGGTTGCGGCGACTATGCTCACGTGACGCACGTCAACGATCTGCCCGTTCTATTGAGCCAGGATGTTTGCTACACCTGGATTGGCCCATCGTGGTGCGAGATGGCGGACAGTGTGTTGGTGTTTTACGATGAGAACAACCTTTCGTACGCGCATCCGCTCCGTCAGGACAACTATGCGTATTCGCCGGTGATTGATTTTTCGGCGCATCCTGGTCTGCCTGGCAAGCTGTTCAGCTGTGAGAGGTTTGGGTATTCGCCGCTCGTCATGTACATCTTCTTCTACTACGAGTGCAGGTATGCGCCTGCGTCCGAGTCAGGTGGATGGAGTGGCTGGTTGAGCGACGGTTACGTTTACTACACGAGTGAGACAGCAGCGTGTCGTCCGTTGACCTACGACGTATCGACGTTGATACCGCCGACAGCGGAGAAGGCACAGATTGCATACGGCGTTATCAACCTTTGCGATGAGGATCCGTGGGGATACGGAGACTGTTCGTACACTTGTAACGCGACGCCGTACTTTGACAATATGTCGTTTGGTTTGTACGGGTCCGACGTTGCTCCGTACATCAGCATGAGAGAGCTGGATTATTTCCAGGATCAATTCTCAGAAGATGGAACGCTTAACCCGGCGAGCACTGCTGACACGAGAATAGCGAGTTATTTGGGTGACCTCAATCCGCCGGTCTTTGGCGACACGATGGTGTGCCGTGGTGGTGCGGATGACATGCAGGTGTGGTTGACCTTCCGTATGGCGAAGGTAAGCCCGCTGCAGCCTACCACCAACGCGTTCTTCACCACGTGGTTCCCGACAGCGACTACTGGTGCATGGCAAGAGGCCAGGATGGATACGGCTGCGATTACCGCTCTCTCCGGCACGGAGACCCGTAGTGTTCCCGGCATCTGGATGACCTGCTTCCACGAGAGCGATCCTATCAGGCTTGCGAACGGTTTGGCGGAAGGTACGGAGATACTTCCGAACAACTTGTTTGTGCCTGGTACGAGGGTTGAATATTTCCTCAAGGCTCGTTACACGGGATCGAGCTACTGGTTCTTGCTACCTGACACGACTGGTGGAGTTTCGGAGGAGTTTGAGATTCTGCCGATGATGAGGGACGTCGGTGAGGGTGGCGTGGAGTGGCCGTGCTTGATAGTTGCAGATCATTTTGGTCAGAGAGGCAACTGGGGTCTGAGGAACTCTGACAGAATTGCTCAGCACCTGGCAGCCAACGATTACGAGTACGACATGTTCAACAAGCTGGGTCCTACGAGTGACTTGAGGAATGGTATTGCTCGTTGGGCGGCTAACACCGGCCAGATTGGTGGGCCTGGGACTTACAAGTACAACTGGGGTCCTGGCGCGACGCCAGAGCAGCTCCGGGGCTACACTCACTGCATGTTGAACGCGGGTTCGCAGTACTACCACAGCATGTATGAGCAGGACGTTGACCTGATCAACAGCTGGTTGGTCAGTTACTCATGCTATGACTTTCCTA
The genomic region above belongs to Candidatus Eisenbacteria bacterium and contains:
- a CDS encoding tyrosine-type recombinase/integrase, giving the protein MPFLDDYLRTTYHQSIANASEDDVARYSHAIGEYRSVLTVNRTKTALRVFFRFLNDAGYLSDNPARLIRSTPTDRRIPSYLSIDEAKRLLGTIANSDSAIAKRDHATFSLLLGTGIRLGSLVGLNASDVNIAQGTITIRAKGGREETVFLNQQLCRLLRQHIDASATGDGRPLFRSRNGGRLGPRQVQLRLRHWLEVTGITKPLSVHSLRRTFAARLYSKTGDLHLVQRALGHRHITTTEIYVKVEDNALRKALANM
- a CDS encoding NAD-dependent epimerase/dehydratase family protein; protein product: MTGGTGFMGTHVVRHCVGKGHELRCLARPSSNTSVLEELGVRIVRGDITDRASLFKGMTGCDCVINAAAAYSFWTANPRDYRNVNVGGTRNVMESALEAGVSKVVHVSSVAVYGKPAKSPVTEDTAVGPVRSSEYARTKFDGDIVAWHLREKKGLPLVVVYPGAVLGPGDQKPSGQYVQDLIHRRMPATVLRSASFPFVHVADVAEAITRAAEKRDNMGERYLLVSENLTFGEINAMISEISGVPLPKLSLPDALAVAMAGLLTTLSRLTKKPPAWGMSLDQIRTMKEAPLVDGSKAERELGIRYAPIRRALEEAIESYGE
- a CDS encoding ArsR family transcriptional regulator yields the protein MSLLFTHVDQLYYIRQIVRIAGVGQGAVQRELTQLTRGGIVTRIARGRQVYYQANRQCPIFQELRSIVVKTAGLGDFLRCALEPLVSKIKIAFVYGSMASAKERNSSDVDILIVGNVSFGDIVSLLGPLQETLGREINPSVYSRAEFRRKLSQHNHFLRSVTNGEKLFIIGDERDLARVAR
- a CDS encoding glycosyltransferase family 4 protein translates to MEQSATNSTINRIAFIGNYLPRQCGIATFTTDLCEAIAGEYGGTTCIALPVNDLEAGYVYPPRVRFELTEKDVDSYRRAADFLNINNVSLVCLQHEYGIFGGRAGSHILALLRELRMPIVTTLHTILRDPDPDQRRVLEEVAALSDRLVVMSKRGAEFLQEVYGVLPQKTDLIPHGIPDVPFVDPSFHKDLFGAEGKIVLLSFGLLSPNKGIENVIAALPTILAKHPNVVYIILGATHPQVMRQDGETYRLSLQWLAQEKGVEGQVIFYNRFVSLEELVEFISTADIYITPYLNAAQITSGTLAYTIGAGRAVISTPYWYAEEMLAEERGVLVPFRDPMSLAEQVIYLLDNEAKRHAMRKRAYLFGRGMIWPQVARRYMESFERAKAERRHFTPTGFAVKPLDKRPGELPPLKLDHLHHMTDETGVLQRALFTVPNYREGYTTGDNARAVMVSALLEELGNSEALELGSRYLAFIWYAFHTETRRFRNLMDYQRYWLEDGGSDDSHGRALWALGTVLGRSNTTSLHSMAGRLFEQALPAILDTTGVRAWAFSLIGIHEYLRRFAGDRRASQVREELAGRLLRLYQSHRSDEWCWYEEGLTYCNAALPHALLMCGQSMANDAMTEAGLESLRWLANLQRADKEGGHFVPIGSNGFYRRSGERARFDQQPVEAQATVSACLEAYQVTGDRSWRKEARCAFEWFLGRNDLNLPVYDPTTGGCRDGLHPDRPNENQGAESTLAFLQALLELRLAENTVLSMEARSQDEPSLLRAFSSA
- a CDS encoding T9SS type A sorting domain-containing protein; this encodes MRQKLVGLLILLVGITMTAAVAGAKEIERRVPIIDDGTSMLPVGRVYGVNAAMQGTDTFYYGGTVISGGDTLAAAPSAAGWANRKMWSWSPSGFNGTPHSGLNMDGWRGVDRTDQVEDYMHVASSTSTDPYYNIGDCVIAGYKSLFCGMTNQQCVDLYFSDVSGTGYANDMYQIVVTPTYAYNADDTITLAYAYHNETEAGHDYSYVILQSYDSDAATWTDYYTLGTYDDVVNGTDSIDVASYMAGLSPPVNFRIAFKFDSDDGYSDEDGHYPTECGGLEIDNYVLTINSTPVESEDFESVADGSLPTGWEHYYAGCGDYAHVTHVNDLPVLLSQDVCYTWIGPSWCEMADSVLVFYDENNLSYAHPLRQDNYAYSPVIDFSAHPGLPGKLFSCERFGYSPLVMYIFFYYECRYAPASESGGWSGWLSDGYVYYTSETAACRPLTYDVSTLIPPTAEKAQIAYGVINLCDEDPWGYGDCSYTCNATPYFDNMSFGLYGSDVAPYISMRELDYFQDQFSEDGTLNPASTADTRIASYLGDLNPPVFGDTMVCRGGADDMQVWLTFRMAKVSPLQPTTNAFFTTWFPTATTGAWQEARMDTAAITALSGTETRSVPGIWMTCFHESDPIRLANGLAEGTEILPNNLFVPGTRVEYFLKARYTGSSYWFLLPDTTGGVSEEFEILPMMRDVGEGGVEWPCLIVADHFGQRGNWGLRNSDRIAQHLAANDYEYDMFNKLGPTSDLRNGIARWAANTGQIGGPGTYKYNWGPGATPEQLRGYTHCMLNAGSQYYHSMYEQDVDLINSWLVSYSCYDFPRFFWLSGNAAARWLHNQSTASRTFLNSVLGTQYVTSNYASNTNDYTYCLPIRGLAGSLPDTTLFVARSNGCLNTFNCITSINTGIKERKFDSSATARYAAVSNNVATNDGTHYKSLVEGYDNCFVRTDGSLGYPACGNDNVLTGWFASVLGWGNYAPNLLCNECDPYIPYPPYCTVQWENLVNDDKAFVCPTASSETSSIHVVVRNRFGRPLSLPVTATFNSSCDMKLCREVYAWSDHSGEATLVIPAGLDRSDQTECCSIRTRVTCFQMPLFDDTRLWLSPDLNADGTVDALDAAILSSDISTSACRSDFNCDGLVDSLDSAIFGCHVGHTCTGVVGIDKGLTGVPLVTAMAQNYPNPFNPVTEIKFSLAKPGRVVVRIYDIVGRPVRTLIDSWRESGVYSVLWDGRADDGVALPSGVYFCSIKAGDFAASRKMVMLR